The following proteins are co-located in the Spirosoma montaniterrae genome:
- the rsmG gene encoding 16S rRNA (guanine(527)-N(7))-methyltransferase RsmG, with protein sequence MELILKYFPNLTERQREQFAALDGLYRDWNAKINVISRQDIDALYEKHIVHSLGIAKVVAFKPGTEVLDVGTGGGFPGIPLAILFPLVDFHLVDSIGKKIKVVQEVSDALGLTNVKAEQARVEQLDTTYDFVVSRAVTRLKPFLGWVRYKILKNGNNDRRNGVLYLKGGDLAEELAEIPDRYRVFELSDYFSEPFFETKKVIYIPKK encoded by the coding sequence TAATCTAACCGAGCGGCAGCGTGAGCAGTTTGCGGCTCTCGATGGGCTTTACCGCGACTGGAACGCTAAAATCAACGTGATTTCGCGGCAGGACATCGATGCGTTATACGAAAAGCATATAGTGCACTCGCTCGGTATCGCGAAGGTGGTTGCATTCAAGCCTGGCACCGAAGTGCTCGATGTTGGTACAGGGGGCGGGTTTCCAGGCATTCCGCTGGCGATTCTATTTCCACTGGTCGATTTTCATCTGGTCGATAGCATCGGTAAGAAAATAAAGGTAGTGCAGGAAGTGTCCGATGCACTCGGTCTGACCAACGTAAAGGCCGAACAGGCCCGCGTAGAACAACTTGATACCACCTACGATTTTGTGGTAAGCCGGGCTGTTACGCGCCTGAAGCCGTTTCTGGGCTGGGTGCGGTATAAGATTCTGAAAAATGGCAACAACGACCGGCGGAACGGGGTTTTATACCTGAAAGGGGGCGATTTAGCTGAAGAACTCGCCGAAATACCCGACCGTTACCGGGTTTTCGAGCTTTCTGACTACTTTAGCGAACCGTTTTTCGAGACTAAAAAAGTGATTTACATACCAAAAAAGTGA